A genomic window from Xenorhabdus cabanillasii includes:
- a CDS encoding primase-like DNA-binding domain-containing protein, with product MNHWQSLLPACGVDVPAKGKHGACPICGGTDRFHFIDDNHHGDWHCRQCDQPNHGDGLDLVTRAKGITILAAAKLIADVLAMPLPEPKFKPVKEQSRTVKPIAERIAVLVAKSIRGESQYLAKKGLQCPNQRLLQDGFLLLVTQTLDGTITGAQTIKPNGEKRLVSGTQKKGSVIPVSEITGTPDTIIITEGYATALTVSQLHNGVVLAAIDESNLLNVAELVRKQWSESKIILAADNDWHSQGERDKNGKLKKNVGKIAAEKTAKAINGWVTLPLTEYKADWDDYRQHHGIEAARQAFSNGLYKVGEKRLMEAEAVVIHEAKPKKANNNLAQMAASQRGALLVESYGKVAVNPDSEMVYHYNGTTWETVSDNELRRAMVAIFDQHDTPYSPNGINNAICAMKLQIPVIGEQRSDLIGFCNGVYNLSTQQFTPHQPEHWLMNHNGIEFTQPAIGENLSDHAPDFYRWLSHAAGQNENKMDRIKAALFMILANRYDWQLFIEVTGEGGSGKSVFTYIATLLAGEHNTASGNMRALDEARGRYQFVGKSLITLPDQVKYVGEGAGIKAITGGDLIEVDGKYEKQFSTIIKAVVLATNNEPMSFTERNGGIARRRVIFPFNIPVKESEKDPQLPEKISRELPVIIRHLLTEFADQNKAKKLLQAQRDSSEALTVKCGSDPLYRFCGYLVSGEDTAGMKMGNKNISPRAPRMYLYHAYLSFMEAYGFERPLTLTKFGESMPKIMQEHRKDYQKVRTKKGYSYHVELSEDAEEWLPSVPERRDD from the coding sequence ATGAATCACTGGCAAAGCCTGTTGCCAGCTTGTGGTGTGGATGTTCCCGCGAAGGGAAAGCATGGCGCTTGCCCGATATGCGGCGGTACTGACCGTTTTCACTTTATAGACGATAACCATCATGGCGACTGGCATTGTCGCCAGTGTGATCAGCCTAATCACGGCGATGGTCTGGATTTAGTGACAAGGGCTAAAGGTATCACTATTCTGGCAGCGGCTAAGCTGATTGCTGATGTGCTGGCAATGCCATTACCTGAACCCAAATTCAAACCAGTTAAAGAGCAGTCTCGAACAGTGAAACCCATTGCAGAACGGATCGCGGTGCTGGTGGCAAAATCGATAAGGGGAGAATCTCAGTATCTGGCGAAAAAGGGGCTGCAATGCCCCAACCAGCGGCTATTGCAAGATGGTTTTCTATTACTGGTGACTCAGACACTGGATGGCACTATCACCGGCGCTCAGACCATCAAGCCTAATGGTGAAAAGCGTCTTGTATCCGGTACGCAGAAGAAAGGGAGTGTTATTCCGGTATCTGAAATTACCGGAACGCCGGACACCATCATCATTACCGAAGGTTATGCGACAGCGCTGACTGTCAGTCAGCTACATAATGGTGTGGTATTAGCTGCCATTGATGAAAGTAATTTACTGAATGTTGCCGAATTGGTCAGAAAGCAATGGTCTGAATCGAAAATTATCCTTGCCGCCGATAATGATTGGCACTCACAAGGCGAACGGGACAAAAACGGCAAGCTCAAAAAGAATGTAGGCAAAATAGCGGCAGAAAAGACTGCTAAAGCGATTAATGGCTGGGTAACGTTACCGCTAACTGAATATAAAGCCGACTGGGATGATTATCGCCAGCATCACGGCATAGAGGCAGCAAGGCAGGCATTCAGCAACGGATTATATAAGGTTGGGGAGAAAAGACTCATGGAAGCAGAAGCAGTGGTAATCCACGAAGCAAAGCCCAAAAAGGCCAATAACAATCTGGCACAAATGGCAGCCAGTCAACGCGGGGCATTATTGGTTGAAAGTTACGGCAAAGTAGCTGTTAATCCTGATAGCGAAATGGTTTATCACTATAACGGCACAACATGGGAAACAGTGTCAGATAACGAGCTGCGTCGCGCAATGGTGGCAATCTTCGACCAGCACGACACCCCGTACAGCCCAAACGGGATCAATAACGCTATCTGTGCCATGAAATTACAAATTCCGGTCATTGGCGAACAGAGGTCGGATTTAATCGGGTTTTGTAATGGTGTGTATAATTTATCGACACAACAATTTACCCCGCACCAACCGGAACACTGGTTAATGAATCATAACGGCATTGAGTTTACCCAGCCTGCTATCGGTGAAAACTTGTCGGATCATGCTCCTGACTTTTATCGCTGGCTCTCCCATGCAGCGGGGCAGAATGAAAACAAGATGGATCGTATCAAAGCTGCCCTATTTATGATTCTGGCAAACCGTTATGATTGGCAGCTCTTTATTGAAGTCACCGGCGAAGGCGGCAGCGGTAAAAGCGTATTTACATATATCGCCACCTTACTGGCGGGAGAGCACAATACCGCCAGTGGCAATATGAGAGCGCTGGATGAAGCCAGAGGCCGTTATCAGTTTGTCGGCAAGAGCTTAATTACGCTGCCCGATCAGGTTAAATATGTGGGTGAAGGTGCAGGCATTAAGGCCATTACAGGCGGCGACCTGATTGAAGTTGACGGAAAATACGAGAAGCAGTTTTCTACCATCATCAAAGCCGTGGTATTAGCCACCAATAATGAACCCATGAGCTTTACCGAACGTAATGGCGGCATTGCACGGCGGCGGGTGATATTCCCGTTTAATATTCCGGTTAAAGAATCTGAGAAAGACCCACAGTTGCCGGAGAAAATCAGCCGGGAACTGCCGGTGATTATTCGCCACTTATTAACAGAATTTGCCGACCAGAATAAAGCTAAGAAACTGCTACAGGCACAACGCGATTCCAGCGAAGCATTAACGGTGAAATGTGGCTCTGATCCTCTCTATCGTTTCTGTGGTTATTTGGTGTCTGGGGAGGATACCGCCGGAATGAAAATGGGGAATAAAAATATCAGCCCACGCGCACCACGAATGTATCTGTATCACGCTTACCTGTCCTTTATGGAGGCTTACGGTTTTGAACGCCCGTTAACACTGACAAAATTTGGCGAGTCGATGCCGAAGATTATGCAGGAACATCGGAAGGATTATCAGAAAGTGAGAACTAAGAAAGGCTATTCTTATCATGTTGAGTTGTCGGAAGACGCGGAAGAATGGCTACCGTCAGTACCTGAACGTCGAGACGATTAA
- a CDS encoding HK97 family phage prohead protease, whose amino-acid sequence MKHDFEIRTASLSASNKTLTGYVIKWNSRSHVLWDEFIEQFAPNAFNASLAVGTDIRALYEHDPINLLGRTTSGTLQLSEDATGLRFELTPPDTQLGHDVLTLVERGDIQGMSFGFRAIKDQWDTRQTPYIRTVLEAELREITITSLPAYPESGVEIARRSLNAAKPCDTDLRHYWLQLSEV is encoded by the coding sequence ATGAAGCATGATTTTGAAATCCGTACAGCGTCACTATCTGCCAGCAATAAGACGCTGACAGGCTATGTCATTAAGTGGAACAGTCGATCACACGTGCTGTGGGATGAGTTTATCGAACAGTTCGCACCGAATGCGTTTAACGCCAGTTTAGCGGTGGGGACTGATATTAGGGCATTGTATGAGCACGACCCGATAAACCTGTTAGGCCGTACCACGTCTGGTACATTACAATTGAGTGAAGATGCTACCGGATTGCGCTTTGAGCTAACCCCGCCAGATACCCAATTAGGCCACGATGTACTCACGTTGGTTGAAAGAGGCGATATACAAGGCATGTCCTTTGGTTTTCGTGCCATTAAAGATCAGTGGGATACCCGTCAGACACCTTATATCAGAACCGTGTTAGAAGCAGAATTGCGGGAAATCACGATCACTAGCTTACCCGCCTATCCTGAAAGTGGGGTAGAAATTGCCAGGCGTTCACTGAATGCCGCTAAACCTTGTGATACCGATTTGCGTCATTACTGGCTGCAACTGTCTGAGGTGTAA
- a CDS encoding HNH endonuclease: MPWQPLKRCSYPHCRERVKSGRCEQHQREARRQQDKRRGTRTQRGYSNRWGRYRLHYLKANPLCVHCLPQGIYTPAIIVDHIIPIQGDTDVLFWPASNHQALCQTCHNRKTVQTDPITKAKRKQGIYRQQETEAERYRDWLTKE; this comes from the coding sequence ATGCCGTGGCAACCGTTGAAACGCTGTAGCTATCCACACTGCCGCGAGCGGGTGAAATCAGGTCGCTGTGAGCAGCACCAACGGGAAGCCAGACGCCAGCAGGACAAGCGACGAGGCACCCGAACCCAGAGAGGCTACAGTAACCGATGGGGACGCTATCGGCTGCACTACTTGAAAGCGAATCCGTTATGCGTTCATTGCTTACCGCAGGGTATCTATACGCCTGCCATCATTGTGGATCACATTATCCCGATACAGGGTGATACTGATGTGCTGTTCTGGCCTGCATCGAACCATCAGGCGTTATGCCAGACCTGCCATAACCGTAAGACCGTGCAGACAGACCCCATCACCAAAGCGAAGCGCAAGCAGGGGATCTATCGGCAGCAGGAAACCGAAGCGGAAAGGTATCGTGACTGGTTAACAAAAGAGTAA
- a CDS encoding tyrosine-type recombinase/integrase, translating to MGVKTYPSGRKVFVYRYFKDGKEKFINLGDFPVLSLAEALSKSRDAAVNVSAPEKTIINHATIEQLFSDYIADQKRRGKRSYDKTQYRLNQVLDSQHIDRNTPAKDIIPDHIKRVLAEFISRGAVAGSNKVRANLHVVFNFGLFADNDPAKLNEKVIYGLDRNPVTIVPRQEGADKALDRFLSWDEMKEILKLFRISSTVFPIHPDYGRLILLCIFTAGQRPWEIMTNTKDNWDKKNNTLTVPPHISKNGDYHVIPLCESATEILEYQAKQYPDSEFLFPGNTKEGHLLTAEYAKQIQKFCARYDFEKFTPRDIRRTFKTLAGEMGISSEMRDRLQNHKKPGVSTKHYDRYDYLKEKREIITQWESKLLSL from the coding sequence CTGGGTGTCAAAACATACCCATCGGGGAGAAAGGTTTTTGTTTATCGTTATTTTAAGGATGGGAAAGAGAAGTTCATTAACCTAGGTGACTTTCCTGTTCTTTCTTTGGCAGAAGCATTATCTAAATCACGAGATGCTGCCGTTAATGTTTCAGCTCCAGAAAAAACCATCATAAATCACGCCACAATTGAACAGCTATTCAGTGACTATATTGCCGACCAGAAACGCCGTGGCAAGAGATCTTATGATAAAACTCAATACAGACTGAATCAGGTATTAGATAGCCAGCACATTGATAGAAATACGCCCGCAAAAGATATTATCCCAGACCACATTAAAAGAGTATTGGCTGAATTTATCTCACGTGGTGCTGTTGCCGGCTCAAACAAGGTGCGTGCCAATCTCCATGTTGTATTTAACTTCGGTTTATTCGCGGACAATGATCCAGCCAAACTGAACGAGAAAGTTATTTATGGTCTTGACCGAAACCCCGTGACTATCGTTCCACGCCAAGAAGGGGCAGATAAAGCGTTGGATAGATTTTTATCATGGGATGAAATGAAAGAAATTCTAAAACTATTCCGTATTTCGTCGACAGTATTCCCAATTCACCCGGATTATGGCCGGTTAATATTGCTTTGCATTTTCACCGCTGGACAACGCCCCTGGGAAATAATGACCAATACAAAAGATAACTGGGATAAAAAGAATAACACGCTGACAGTGCCGCCTCATATTTCAAAAAACGGTGATTACCACGTCATTCCCTTGTGTGAATCTGCAACTGAAATATTAGAATACCAGGCCAAACAATATCCAGACTCAGAATTCCTATTTCCCGGAAATACTAAAGAAGGCCATTTACTCACAGCTGAATATGCCAAACAGATCCAAAAATTTTGCGCTCGCTATGATTTTGAGAAGTTTACACCAAGGGATATCAGACGAACCTTTAAGACCCTTGCAGGAGAGATGGGGATCAGTTCTGAGATGAGAGATAGATTGCAAAACCATAAAAAACCCGGTGTCTCAACTAAACACTACGATCGCTACGATTATCTGAAAGAAAAGAGAGAAATTATAACGCAATGGGAAAGTAAATTATTATCACTATAA
- a CDS encoding tyrosine-type recombinase/integrase: MKLTARQIDTAKPKDKSYKLSDGGGMYLEIFPNGSKCWRLKYRFAGKEKRLAFGTYPTVTLAEARNKREDAKKILANGDDPGLVKRQEKREKALIVSNSFEKIALEWHAYKVPNWSKGYAEDLLEGFTKDIFPFIGKLAITDIKPLDMLTVLRKMEQRGVLDKLKKIRQACNQVFRYAIVTGRAEYNPAAELAGALATPKAKHFPHLNVDELPAFLQALSLYSGSKITQIATKLLLLTGLRTIELRASTWAEINFDKAIWEIPQERMKMRRPHIVPLSEQALILLKELEAITGRFNFAFHGRNDASKPMSEAAINQVLKRIGYAGRATGHGFRHTMSTILHEQGYNTAWIETQLAHVDKNSIRGTYNHAQYLDGRREMLQWYADYMDALEQDDNVVHGEFKKRA; this comes from the coding sequence ATGAAGTTGACCGCCAGACAGATAGACACCGCGAAGCCCAAAGACAAATCGTATAAACTCTCCGATGGTGGGGGCATGTACTTAGAAATTTTTCCGAATGGTTCCAAATGTTGGCGATTAAAATATCGCTTTGCGGGTAAAGAGAAGCGATTGGCATTTGGCACTTACCCTACCGTAACCTTGGCAGAAGCCAGAAACAAAAGGGAAGACGCCAAGAAAATATTGGCAAATGGCGATGATCCGGGGCTGGTTAAAAGACAGGAAAAAAGAGAAAAAGCTCTCATCGTAAGTAACAGCTTTGAAAAAATCGCCCTTGAGTGGCACGCCTATAAGGTTCCTAACTGGTCAAAGGGATATGCAGAAGACCTTTTAGAAGGTTTCACAAAAGATATTTTTCCTTTCATTGGCAAACTCGCCATCACTGATATCAAGCCATTAGACATGCTCACCGTCCTGCGCAAAATGGAACAGCGTGGCGTTCTCGATAAGCTGAAAAAGATCAGACAGGCATGTAACCAAGTTTTCAGATATGCAATTGTCACGGGAAGAGCGGAATATAATCCAGCGGCGGAACTGGCTGGCGCATTAGCAACACCGAAAGCCAAGCATTTCCCACATCTGAATGTCGATGAATTACCAGCATTCCTACAAGCATTGTCCCTCTATAGCGGAAGTAAAATTACTCAAATTGCAACGAAGTTACTTCTGCTTACCGGATTGAGAACAATAGAGCTGCGCGCCTCTACTTGGGCAGAAATTAATTTCGATAAAGCAATTTGGGAAATCCCTCAAGAGCGTATGAAAATGCGTCGGCCTCATATTGTTCCCCTTTCTGAACAGGCTTTGATCTTACTAAAAGAGCTGGAAGCAATCACAGGCCGATTTAACTTTGCTTTTCATGGTAGGAATGATGCAAGTAAGCCAATGAGTGAAGCCGCCATTAATCAGGTTCTTAAACGCATTGGTTATGCTGGTCGGGCAACAGGCCACGGCTTTCGACACACCATGAGCACTATCTTACATGAACAAGGTTATAACACTGCATGGATTGAAACACAGCTTGCTCACGTTGATAAGAACAGTATTCGAGGAACTTACAATCACGCCCAATATTTGGATGGTCGTAGGGAAATGCTGCAATGGTATGCCGACTATATGGATGCACTCGAACAAGACGACAATGTAGTACATGGAGAATTTAAGAAACGAGCTTGA
- a CDS encoding phage major capsid protein: MKKLLELRQQKSDLTHQMRSLLTKAENEKRSLNTDEAKQFDELRSQSDTLNAEIARYESLADEERSQVKTQPTSKKLSNDELRHYVLTSETRFLSTGVPSEGGYTVIPELNKQIMQQLTDESVMRRICTVKITRSNEYKQLISVGGAAVAHGEEGKARSETTTPKMEEVSIKLFPIYAYPKTTQEIIDFSDVDILGWLTSEIADTFVDTEETDLVSGDGSKKAKGFLSYPRDIKADKVRAFGTLQKLEVAALEADSLIDLKFLLKNKYRKNAVWVMNSTTAAQVQKLKNGNGDYIWRERLQAGDPDMLLGLPVHYLEFMPEGVIGLGDFKRGYFIVDHETGIRTRPDNITEPGFYKVHTDKYLGGGLVDSNAIKVLEVKASSN; the protein is encoded by the coding sequence ATGAAAAAACTACTCGAACTACGCCAACAAAAATCCGATTTAACCCATCAAATGCGTTCACTACTTACCAAGGCTGAAAACGAAAAGCGTTCACTCAATACTGATGAAGCTAAACAGTTCGACGAACTGCGCAGCCAATCCGATACATTGAATGCTGAAATCGCCCGCTATGAGTCTTTGGCTGATGAAGAACGCAGTCAGGTAAAGACCCAACCGACCAGCAAAAAACTCAGTAATGATGAACTGCGTCACTATGTTCTGACTAGCGAAACTCGTTTTTTATCTACGGGCGTTCCGTCTGAGGGTGGCTATACCGTTATTCCCGAACTGAATAAACAAATCATGCAGCAACTGACTGATGAGTCAGTCATGCGCCGGATCTGTACGGTAAAAATCACACGCAGCAACGAATATAAGCAATTGATTTCAGTCGGTGGCGCAGCCGTGGCACACGGAGAAGAAGGCAAGGCACGCAGTGAGACAACGACACCGAAGATGGAAGAAGTCAGTATAAAGCTGTTTCCTATCTACGCTTATCCCAAAACCACGCAAGAGATTATCGATTTTAGCGATGTGGATATCTTAGGCTGGCTGACCTCCGAGATTGCCGACACTTTTGTCGATACCGAAGAAACAGATCTGGTCAGTGGTGACGGTAGTAAAAAAGCGAAAGGCTTCTTGTCCTATCCCCGTGATATTAAAGCCGACAAGGTGCGTGCATTTGGCACATTGCAAAAGCTGGAAGTTGCCGCCCTTGAAGCAGATAGCCTGATTGACCTTAAGTTCCTGCTCAAGAACAAGTACCGCAAGAACGCCGTCTGGGTGATGAATTCCACAACTGCCGCCCAAGTACAAAAACTGAAAAACGGCAATGGCGATTATATCTGGCGGGAACGTTTACAGGCAGGTGATCCTGATATGCTGCTGGGCTTGCCTGTCCACTATCTCGAATTTATGCCGGAGGGTGTGATCGGTCTGGGTGACTTCAAACGTGGCTATTTTATCGTTGACCATGAAACCGGTATTCGTACCCGTCCTGACAATATCACCGAGCCGGGATTTTATAAGGTACACACTGATAAATATCTGGGCGGCGGGTTGGTGGATTCCAACGCAATTAAGGTACTGGAAGTGAAAGCATCCAGCAACTAA
- a CDS encoding Hcp family type VI secretion system effector — protein MANMIYMTLNGKKQGLISAGCSTYDSIGNKYQEENKDKILVYSIDHDINREQNVNHHPIVITKPIDKSSPLLGVSISNNEHLDCLLEIYRNSSAGGLEKFYSIKLTNATIKNISSHYPNSLSHNDMQPYESITISYDSITWTHHIAGTSGYSIREENVF, from the coding sequence ATGGCTAATATGATTTACATGACCTTAAATGGTAAAAAACAAGGGTTGATATCAGCAGGTTGCTCAACTTATGATTCAATAGGTAATAAATACCAAGAGGAAAACAAGGATAAAATATTGGTTTACTCTATAGATCACGATATTAATAGAGAACAGAATGTCAATCATCATCCTATAGTAATAACAAAACCCATCGATAAATCATCTCCATTATTAGGGGTTTCAATATCAAACAATGAGCACTTAGATTGTTTACTGGAAATATATAGAAATAGTTCAGCAGGGGGATTGGAAAAATTTTATTCTATCAAGTTAACAAATGCCACGATAAAAAACATTTCCAGCCATTATCCCAATTCACTAAGCCACAATGATATGCAACCATATGAAAGCATAACAATTTCATATGATAGCATAACATGGACACATCACATCGCTGGCACATCAGGCTACAGTATAAGAGAAGAGAATGTATTTTAA
- a CDS encoding helix-turn-helix transcriptional regulator: protein MSETITSKESLIRLPEVQRRTGYSKAWIYKLIEEDKFPKQVKIGTRSIAFIESEIDSWIAQRIAESRNGI, encoded by the coding sequence ATGTCAGAAACTATCACATCTAAAGAAAGTCTTATCCGCTTACCAGAAGTGCAACGCAGAACGGGTTATAGCAAGGCATGGATTTACAAACTGATTGAGGAAGATAAATTTCCGAAACAAGTCAAAATTGGTACTCGCTCAATAGCTTTTATTGAATCAGAAATTGATAGCTGGATAGCTCAACGTATTGCTGAATCTCGCAATGGAATATAA
- a CDS encoding IS30 family transposase, producing the protein MTYTQLTETERYQISSLKEAGFSQRAISKSLNRSPSTISRELRRNREAKKYSPEQAQFKAVARRHFAIKAVKVNPEIEMWIKQLIWQDLSPEQIVGYLKREAKISLHHETIYRLIYKDKKNGGDLWQHLRMAKKPYRKRYGNYERRGKIKNRVSIDKRPKFVDKKQRIGDWEGDTIVGQDHKSALLTLVERKSLFTIIIKLEDKTAEGVAKAATRHLSLIKHKVKTITFDNGLEFAEHERISKNLEARIYFAHPHSPWERGINENINGLIRDYFPKGTDFNKVSEREINLVANRLNNRPRKTRDYKTPNELFKGVPTQLLRSLRCCA; encoded by the coding sequence ATGACCTATACACAACTGACCGAAACAGAAAGATATCAGATTTCTAGCCTGAAAGAAGCGGGTTTTTCACAACGGGCGATTTCAAAGTCACTCAATCGAAGCCCCTCAACGATTAGCCGGGAATTGAGACGAAATCGGGAAGCAAAGAAATATTCTCCTGAACAGGCTCAGTTTAAGGCCGTAGCACGCCGGCATTTTGCTATAAAAGCAGTCAAAGTGAATCCAGAGATAGAAATGTGGATCAAACAGTTAATTTGGCAAGATTTAAGTCCCGAACAGATTGTGGGTTATCTTAAACGGGAAGCCAAAATATCTTTACATCATGAGACGATTTATCGATTGATTTATAAAGATAAAAAGAATGGTGGTGATTTATGGCAACATCTCAGAATGGCGAAAAAACCGTATCGTAAACGCTATGGAAATTATGAGCGCAGAGGCAAAATTAAAAATAGAGTCAGCATTGATAAACGCCCAAAATTTGTTGATAAAAAGCAGCGTATTGGTGATTGGGAAGGCGATACTATCGTTGGCCAAGATCATAAAAGTGCATTATTGACACTCGTTGAACGAAAATCATTATTTACTATTATTATTAAACTTGAAGATAAAACAGCAGAAGGGGTCGCCAAAGCGGCAACAAGACACTTATCACTGATAAAACATAAAGTTAAAACAATTACCTTTGACAATGGCCTCGAATTTGCCGAACACGAGCGGATCAGTAAAAATTTAGAGGCAAGAATTTATTTTGCTCACCCGCATTCCCCTTGGGAAAGAGGGATAAATGAGAACATAAATGGATTAATTAGAGATTACTTCCCAAAAGGAACCGATTTTAATAAGGTATCAGAGCGGGAGATTAACCTTGTGGCAAACCGATTAAATAATCGTCCTCGTAAAACACGAGATTACAAAACACCGAATGAGTTATTTAAAGGAGTACCCACTCAATTACTTCGCTCATTACGGTGTTGCGCTTAA
- a CDS encoding head-tail connector protein, translating into MPDIPLSEIRQHCRIDESDTLDDTLLMAYADASLEVCQQHIGKRFDNGLVFTPAIKVGCLLYIGLLYENREMATDIELKEVPFTIKSLWFVYRDVGVY; encoded by the coding sequence ATGCCTGATATTCCCCTGAGTGAAATCAGGCAACACTGCCGGATTGATGAAAGCGATACCCTTGATGATACGTTACTAATGGCTTATGCCGATGCGTCGTTAGAAGTGTGTCAGCAACATATCGGCAAGCGGTTTGATAATGGTCTGGTCTTTACGCCAGCAATCAAAGTGGGCTGCCTGCTTTATATCGGCTTGCTGTATGAAAATCGGGAAATGGCAACGGACATTGAGCTTAAAGAAGTCCCGTTCACCATTAAATCACTGTGGTTTGTCTATCGTGATGTGGGTGTTTACTGA
- a CDS encoding phage head closure protein codes for MRAGRLRHRITLQKNESSRSPMGSVINKWVDVAEVWAEVQPISGRELVASGAVLSEATVRIWLRFRDDITTTNRIVYQGASTHGKTFAIVAVIPDPKHTRLELLCKGGVKYA; via the coding sequence ATGAGAGCAGGCAGATTGAGACACCGGATCACCCTTCAGAAAAACGAATCAAGCCGCTCGCCGATGGGTTCGGTGATAAACAAATGGGTGGATGTTGCCGAAGTTTGGGCGGAAGTGCAGCCGATTAGCGGGCGGGAACTGGTCGCATCTGGTGCTGTGCTATCCGAAGCCACTGTGCGTATCTGGCTGCGCTTCCGTGATGATATCACCACAACAAACCGTATTGTTTATCAGGGAGCCAGCACTCACGGCAAGACCTTTGCTATTGTTGCCGTTATTCCTGACCCGAAACACACCCGCCTGGAACTGCTTTGCAAGGGAGGCGTGAAATATGCCTGA
- a CDS encoding phage portal protein yields the protein MWPFKRKAPEARSMTLDEFLSLAGISNTKSGEHVSPSTAEGLPAVMNAVTVISEAVASMPCYLYRAAHQNGKESREWLSDHPVDYLLNECPNDCQTPYQFKRTLMRHCLLNGNAYAVIVWGRDGQPQSLHPYPPSAVVPQRLSDHRFAYTITEPYSGKVKTYLQEEVLHLRYATEDGFLGRSPVTVCRETLGLGLAQQRHGASIMKDGMMAAGVIKAADWLDGIKGSKALEALERYKGARNAGKTPILEGGMEYQQLGMSNQDAEWLASRRFTIDDIARMFNVSPIFLQEYSNSTYSNFSEASRAFLTITMRPWLANFEQQIKAALLMTSPKWGIRYQVEFDTADLLRANPKERFQSYETAIKSGVMSPNEAREREGLSPREGGDEFSQAWKQTVEVKKTAENKA from the coding sequence ATGTGGCCGTTTAAGCGTAAAGCCCCTGAAGCCCGCAGTATGACGCTGGATGAGTTTCTTTCTCTGGCAGGCATATCTAATACCAAATCAGGTGAACATGTTTCCCCCTCCACGGCAGAAGGCTTACCCGCCGTAATGAATGCCGTGACGGTGATTAGTGAAGCGGTGGCCTCTATGCCTTGTTACCTGTATCGGGCTGCGCACCAGAACGGCAAAGAATCCCGCGAATGGTTGAGCGATCACCCCGTGGATTACTTGCTGAATGAGTGCCCGAATGATTGTCAGACGCCGTATCAATTCAAGCGAACCCTGATGCGCCATTGCCTGCTGAATGGTAATGCGTATGCGGTGATTGTCTGGGGACGGGATGGTCAGCCACAATCCTTGCATCCTTACCCGCCGTCAGCAGTCGTACCACAACGATTATCCGATCATCGGTTCGCGTATACCATCACCGAGCCTTATAGCGGTAAGGTCAAAACCTATCTACAAGAAGAAGTGTTACATCTGCGCTATGCCACCGAAGATGGTTTTCTTGGGCGCTCACCCGTCACCGTTTGCCGTGAAACTCTGGGCTTGGGACTGGCACAACAGCGCCACGGCGCAAGCATTATGAAAGACGGCATGATGGCGGCGGGCGTGATTAAAGCCGCTGACTGGTTGGATGGAATCAAGGGAAGTAAGGCACTGGAAGCCCTCGAACGTTATAAAGGTGCGCGTAATGCCGGAAAAACGCCGATCCTTGAAGGTGGGATGGAATACCAGCAGTTAGGCATGAGTAATCAGGATGCCGAGTGGCTGGCCTCCCGCCGCTTCACCATTGACGATATCGCCCGAATGTTCAATGTCAGCCCTATTTTTCTGCAAGAGTATTCGAATAGTACCTACAGCAACTTTAGCGAGGCATCACGCGCCTTTCTGACTATCACTATGCGCCCGTGGCTTGCCAACTTTGAACAGCAAATCAAAGCCGCCTTGCTGATGACCTCACCGAAATGGGGAATTCGCTATCAGGTGGAGTTTGATACTGCCGACTTGCTGCGTGCCAATCCGAAAGAACGTTTCCAGAGCTATGAAACTGCCATTAAATCCGGTGTTATGTCACCGAATGAAGCCCGCGAGCGCGAGGGATTATCGCCCCGTGAGGGCGGTGATGAATTCAGTCAGGCATGGAAACAAACAGTAGAAGTGAAAAAAACAGCGGAGAACAAGGCATGA